The following are encoded in a window of Candidatus Jidaibacter acanthamoeba genomic DNA:
- a CDS encoding DUF2335 domain-containing protein produces the protein MKDNRRDNKPRYRYNNRDNYSDQPRGLALPSPALLESYDEISPGLADKLADIIKQEQKHRHDWENKYLRAMSNTAKIGQLFGLVLAVIIIYATILLAGEENNTYIAAVTCFSGFAFLSCAVLASIKTKQHMRRPHHTKQYKR, from the coding sequence ATGAAAGACAATAGAAGAGATAATAAACCAAGATACAGATACAATAATAGAGATAACTATTCGGATCAACCCAGAGGCTTAGCGCTTCCTTCCCCTGCACTACTTGAAAGTTATGATGAGATTTCTCCTGGATTAGCTGATAAGCTTGCAGATATCATAAAACAAGAGCAAAAACATCGGCATGATTGGGAAAACAAATATTTGCGTGCAATGAGTAATACCGCGAAGATAGGTCAATTATTCGGATTGGTGCTTGCCGTTATAATCATTTATGCAACGATACTACTTGCCGGCGAAGAAAATAATACTTACATTGCCGCAGTCACTTGCTTTTCCGGGTTTGCATTTTTATCATGTGCGGTTCTTGCTTCAATAAAAACTAAGCAGCATATGCGTAGACCTCACCATACCAAACAATATAAACGATAA